Part of the Eubacterium sp. 1001713B170207_170306_E7 genome, TGGTTGTAGCAACATGATCAATAGAGACTGTAAAGGCGGTCTCATGGTTATCTGAATTGTCTGAAACCATCTGGGGAAAACGGAGCTTTTCACACAGCTCAATCCCCATCGGCATGCAGATTAGGCCTTTTCCGTGTACGGCCATAAAATTAACATTCTCGGTGGTTGCAAATTCTGCGGCACATACAAAATCACCTTCATTTTCTCTGTCTTCATCATCTGTCACTAAAATAATCCTGCCCTTCCGCAGTTCCTCCAGCGCTTCTTCAATTGTATTAAATTCAATCATTTTCTGCCTCCTTAATAGCCAAATTTTTTGATAAAATCTTTTGTAATGCCGCTCTGGTGCGGCGCTGTGCCAAACAGCTTTTCGACATATTTGCCAATGCAGTCATTCTCAAGGTTGACACAGGCACCCACGCCCTTCTGGGATAAAATGGTTTTTTTTACTGTGTGCGGAATAACGGAAACACTGAATAGGTTTCCTTTCACAGAGGCCACAGTCAGACTGATACCGTCAACAGCGATGGAGCCTTTCTCGACGATATAGCGTGAAAGGCCGCTGCTGGTCTGAATGGTATACCAAACAGCGTTATCGTCCTTTTTAACATCTGTTATCTTTCCGGTTCCGTCGATATGCCCAGACACAATATGACCGCCAAACCGGCCATTAGCGGCCATGGCACGCTCCAGGTTAACAACGTCACCAGGGCGCAGAGTACTGAGGGATGAGCGCGTCAGTGTCTCGTGCATTATGTCTACCGTAAAGTCCGAGGACGAAAAATCCGTTATGGTCAGGCAGACGCCGTTTACAGCGATGCTGTCCCCCTCCTGTGTGTCCTCCAAAACTATTCCGGCTTCAAGTGTCATCACGCTTGAAGCCGCGCCTCTTCGGATGGACTGGATCGTACCCATTTCCTCTATGATTCCTGTAAACATGGAAGCACCTCGCTTTCTAAAAGAATATCCTGTCCAAGCTGTGTAATCACCGGTGCGGACAAATGCCACGCCTTCCTGGGTAAATCGACGCCATTACCGCCAACCGGCGTTTGTGCATGCTGGCCTCCAAACAGCTTTGGGGCAATGTAGGCCTGCACCTTGTTGACAATTCCGCTCTCCAGAGCGGCGCTGTTAAGCCTAGGCCCGCCTTCCTGCAGGACGCTGTCAATATTCATTTCACCAAGCTGCTTCATCAGGGCTTTCAAATCAAGTCTGTTGTTTTCAGCCGGTACCATAAGAATCTCACAGCCCGCCTCACAAAGACGGGACCGCTTTTTTTCGTCGCTGCTGGT contains:
- a CDS encoding riboflavin synthase; translated protein: MFTGIIEEMGTIQSIRRGAASSVMTLEAGIVLEDTQEGDSIAVNGVCLTITDFSSSDFTVDIMHETLTRSSLSTLRPGDVVNLERAMAANGRFGGHIVSGHIDGTGKITDVKKDDNAVWYTIQTSSGLSRYIVEKGSIAVDGISLTVASVKGNLFSVSVIPHTVKKTILSQKGVGACVNLENDCIGKYVEKLFGTAPHQSGITKDFIKKFGY